A region of the Rhodothermus bifroesti genome:
AATCGGGTTCATGGCCACACCCCGCGTCTTAGGCCGAATACCTAACCAGCGGCTACGTCCAGCTTTCCCCAAGTCAATGTTCATGTGGTCGGGGTTGCTTGTGGTACCGATCGTAGCACGGCAGCGCACATGGATCAGCCGGATTTCGCCCGAAGGCAACCGCAGCGTGGCATAATCACCTTCACGCGCCATCACCTGGGCATAGGTCCCCGCTGAACGCGCAATCTGCGCCCCCTTGCCTGGCTTGAGCTCAATGCAATGCACGTAAGAACCTACCGGGATTTTCTCCAACGGCAGGCAGTTGCCAGGGTCAGGGGGAGCCTCAGGACCGTTCAACACAGTTTGACCCACCTTAAGCTCATTGGGCGCAATAATATAGCGTTTCTCGCCATCGGCATAGGCCAGCAAGGCAATACGCGCCGAACGGTTCGGATCGTACTCAATACTGACAACCCGGGCAGGGATACCATCTTTGTCGCGCCGAAAATCAATAATGCGGTAACGGCGCTTATGACCTCCACCCTGATGGCGTGTTGTAATGCGCCCCTGATTGTTTCGGCCTGCACGCTTTTTTAGCGGCGCCAGCAGGCTTTTCTCAGGCGTATCCTTCGTAATCTCCTCAAAGGTCGAGACCGAGTACTGCCGTTGACCTGGCGTTACCGGTTTGCGTCTACGAATCGGCATGGTCGTATTCCCGGTCCTGCTTAACTCATACGTTCTCGAAGAAATTGATCCGTGGGCTGTCGGGCGTAAGCGTTACGATCGCTTTTTTGTAGCTACTCGTCCGCCCCTCGCTGGCGCCGCGCCGCGTAAACTGCCGCCGACGCTTACCGCGCACAATCATTGTGCGCACTTCCTTGACCTTGACCCCATAGAGCGCCTCTACAGCCTTGCGGATCTCAATCTTGTTGGCGTCTTTGGCAACCACAAAGCCGTAATGCCCTTGCGCCTCCTGCTGGGAGAGCTTTTCCGTCACCAATGGCCGGATCAATATCGGGTGTTTGCTCATGGCATCTTAGACAATTAAAGCTCAGGCAGCAACCGGAATCGCGGGACGGAGCAGGCGGTGCAGCACCTCCACAGCGCCCTCTTGCAACAGTAGCACCTGCGCGTCGAGCAGCTCTCGCGTGGAGGCATTACGGGCTTCCATCACGCGAACCTTAGGCAAATTGCGGCTCGACAAGTGCAACGTAGCATCGTGCTGCACCGTCAGCAAAAGTACCTTGCGGCCACTTAAGCCGTGCGCTGCAAGTACTTCCTGAAGCCTACGCGTGCTGGGCTGCTCGAAGGTAAAGTCTTCGATAACCCGAATTGCTCCTGCACGCGCCTTATAGCTTAAGGCCGAACGCCGTGCCAGTCGCTGCACTTTACGGTTCACCTTAAGGGCATAAGAACGCGGCTGCGGGCCGTGAGCCGTACCCCCACCCCGACGAATCGGAGATTTAGCATCACCAGCGCGGGCATAGCCCGTTCCTTTCTGGCGGTAGAGCTTACGCGTGCTGTGGGCGTTTTCGGCCCGATTTTTAACCTTATGCGTTCCCTGCCGCCGGTTTGCTTCGATCCGTTTGACATCTAACCAGAGCACATGATCGTTGGGCTCAATGCCAAACACCGCTGGATCGAGCGTTACCGTGCGCTCCGTCGCGCTTCCGTCCAGTCGATATACCTGCAATTCCATAGCTGTAGCTACCTTAGGCCAGCCCGTTACTGGGCCTTTTTGTAAAGCTCCACAATACCGTTTACTGGACCAGGTACGGCGCCCTGCACAAGGATCAGGTGATGCTCTGGAAAGAGGCGCACCACCCTGAGGTTCTTCACCTTAACGCGCTTGTTGCCCATTCGGCCGGCCATGCGCCGCCCCTTAAAGACGTGGGACGGGAACGAAGACGCACCGATCGAACCTGGAGCCCGCTCTCGGTTATGCTGGCCGTGCGTGCGGGACCCTACGCCGCCAAAACCATGGCGCTTAACCACGCCCTGAAAGCCACGCCCCTTCGAAACGCCTACCACATCAATCAGCTCCCCTTCAGCGAAGAGCTGCTCTAGGCGCACTTCATCCCCCGGCTTGACGTCAAGCACAAAGTCCCGGAATTCCCGCAACACCCGTAGGGGAGGGACCCCCGCTTTGACAAAATGTCCCAAAAGGGCCTTTGTTGTATGTTTGGGCTTGCGCGTACCAAAGCCCAGTTGCACCGCATCGTATCCGTCTTTGCCCTCGGCCATCTTCACCTGCACCACAACGTTCGGCTCTGCCTGAATAATGGTGCAGGGAATACTATTGCCCGCCTGGTCAAAGACCTGCGTCATTCCGATTTTTCGTCCAAGCATTCCGCTCATGGTGCTTGTGCACACGGCTTAGCAGCAACCCCAGCATGTGCTAGAGTGCCTTTAAACTTTGATTTCTACATCGACGCCACTGGGAAGCTCAAGCTTCATCAGGGCATCGACCGTCTTGCTGCTGGTCGACAAAATGTCGATGAGCCGCTTATGCCGACGCACTTCAAACTGCTCGCGGCTCTTTTTGTCAATGTGCGGGCTCCGCAGCACTGTAATCACGGTCCGTTCGGTAGGCAGCGGGATCGGCCCACTTACCACCGCACCCGTTGCCTTGACGGTACGGATGATCTTTTCCGCACTTCGGTCGATCAGCGTGTGATCGTAAGATTTCAGTTTAATGCGAATCTGGCCAGCCATCGCGCTCCTGCATTCGGCAAATCGAAGCCTGAGCGCCGAGCGCTCAGGCTTCACGTCCATTCAGGATAGTTAGTCTAGGATTTTGGTGACGACGCCTGCGCCGACAGTACGCCCACCTTCACGAATCGCAAAACGCAAACCCTCCT
Encoded here:
- the rplB gene encoding 50S ribosomal protein L2; this translates as MPIRRRKPVTPGQRQYSVSTFEEITKDTPEKSLLAPLKKRAGRNNQGRITTRHQGGGHKRRYRIIDFRRDKDGIPARVVSIEYDPNRSARIALLAYADGEKRYIIAPNELKVGQTVLNGPEAPPDPGNCLPLEKIPVGSYVHCIELKPGKGAQIARSAGTYAQVMAREGDYATLRLPSGEIRLIHVRCRATIGTTSNPDHMNIDLGKAGRSRWLGIRPKTRGVAMNPIDHPMGGGEGRHSGGHPRSPWGQPAKGYKTRKRNKPSNKYILRRRNATK
- the rpsJ gene encoding 30S ribosomal protein S10, encoding MAGQIRIKLKSYDHTLIDRSAEKIIRTVKATGAVVSGPIPLPTERTVITVLRSPHIDKKSREQFEVRRHKRLIDILSTSSKTVDALMKLELPSGVDVEIKV
- the rplD gene encoding 50S ribosomal protein L4, whose protein sequence is MELQVYRLDGSATERTVTLDPAVFGIEPNDHVLWLDVKRIEANRRQGTHKVKNRAENAHSTRKLYRQKGTGYARAGDAKSPIRRGGGTAHGPQPRSYALKVNRKVQRLARRSALSYKARAGAIRVIEDFTFEQPSTRRLQEVLAAHGLSGRKVLLLTVQHDATLHLSSRNLPKVRVMEARNASTRELLDAQVLLLQEGAVEVLHRLLRPAIPVAA
- the rplW gene encoding 50S ribosomal protein L23, giving the protein MSKHPILIRPLVTEKLSQQEAQGHYGFVVAKDANKIEIRKAVEALYGVKVKEVRTMIVRGKRRRQFTRRGASEGRTSSYKKAIVTLTPDSPRINFFENV
- the rplC gene encoding 50S ribosomal protein L3 — translated: MSGMLGRKIGMTQVFDQAGNSIPCTIIQAEPNVVVQVKMAEGKDGYDAVQLGFGTRKPKHTTKALLGHFVKAGVPPLRVLREFRDFVLDVKPGDEVRLEQLFAEGELIDVVGVSKGRGFQGVVKRHGFGGVGSRTHGQHNRERAPGSIGASSFPSHVFKGRRMAGRMGNKRVKVKNLRVVRLFPEHHLILVQGAVPGPVNGIVELYKKAQ